One window from the genome of Echinicola vietnamensis DSM 17526 encodes:
- a CDS encoding LptF/LptG family permease — protein sequence MKKLDKLILGSFIGPFLLTFIVVDFILLTVNMLKYFDEIFGKGLGFGVYMELISYFVISISPMALPLAVLLSALMTFGNLGEHFELTAIKSSGISLLRALMPIGVFVLVLSFAAFYSNNYLVPKVNLKTFSLLYDIRMKSPALDIKEGVFYNGMPGYSIKVNEKIDDVRLRDVIIYDHTANSGNNSLILADSGRMEPFFNDRYMKLTLYSGYNYNEENPRRGIRGKPAPFTRTKFDVNEIVFSLDAFEMNRTPEKLWSSNRSIKNISEIKMDVDSMSNQLVNYQYYNYAQLKSAYSFFTKQREIEIPADLQRKKAIVDSLKTLQWKEKREKEQEKGGLSRLSNSPEEEGEDGQLERNPNEREITVNDTKGDVHPVDSEVQSDASEERLNDTLAEEQAPAETPKVDSASRRKAETLITERKAREEAIKSAYKKFTEVQVAKIDSVLAAGNYMNRAATIGLQSARTLKNNFSSNQGNVENLAREKRRFQISWYQKYTQAFACVVMFMIGAPLGAIIKKGGLGMPVLVSIIFFIIFYMLTITGEKWAKEGMANPLFGTWFSNLALLPIGFFFLRQARKDARIFESDVYYAFVERIKRRFNIKSRKK from the coding sequence ATGAAGAAATTAGATAAATTGATTTTAGGGTCCTTTATCGGCCCATTTTTATTAACATTCATAGTAGTAGATTTTATTCTGCTGACGGTCAATATGCTCAAATATTTCGATGAGATCTTTGGTAAAGGATTGGGATTCGGAGTATACATGGAGTTGATCAGTTATTTTGTGATTTCAATATCTCCAATGGCACTGCCCTTGGCTGTCTTGCTTTCTGCACTGATGACTTTTGGCAACCTGGGAGAGCATTTCGAGTTGACAGCCATAAAAAGTAGCGGTATATCGCTCTTGAGGGCCTTAATGCCCATTGGTGTGTTTGTTCTGGTACTTTCTTTCGCCGCATTCTATTCGAACAATTACTTGGTGCCCAAAGTAAACTTAAAAACCTTCAGCTTACTTTACGACATCAGGATGAAGTCACCCGCCTTGGACATTAAAGAAGGCGTCTTTTACAATGGCATGCCAGGCTATAGTATCAAGGTAAATGAAAAAATCGATGACGTACGGCTTCGGGATGTCATTATTTATGATCATACCGCAAATAGTGGAAATAATTCCCTTATTCTTGCTGATTCGGGTAGGATGGAGCCGTTTTTTAATGACCGCTACATGAAGCTTACCCTTTACAGTGGGTATAATTATAATGAAGAGAATCCAAGGAGGGGCATCAGGGGAAAACCTGCACCGTTTACCCGAACGAAGTTTGATGTCAATGAAATCGTCTTTAGCCTGGATGCTTTTGAGATGAACAGGACCCCTGAAAAACTATGGTCTTCAAACAGGTCCATCAAAAACATCAGCGAGATCAAGATGGATGTGGACAGCATGTCCAATCAGCTGGTGAACTATCAATACTATAATTATGCGCAATTAAAATCGGCATATTCCTTTTTTACAAAGCAAAGGGAAATCGAAATCCCAGCGGACTTGCAGCGAAAAAAGGCGATAGTGGATTCGTTGAAGACCTTGCAATGGAAGGAAAAAAGGGAGAAAGAGCAAGAGAAGGGAGGGCTTTCCCGGCTTTCCAATTCTCCCGAAGAGGAGGGGGAAGATGGGCAGCTAGAAAGGAATCCCAATGAACGTGAAATCACTGTCAATGATACAAAAGGAGATGTCCATCCGGTGGACTCCGAAGTACAAAGTGATGCTTCCGAAGAACGTCTCAATGATACACTTGCCGAAGAGCAGGCACCCGCTGAAACACCAAAGGTGGACAGTGCTTCCAGAAGAAAAGCAGAAACGCTGATCACTGAAAGGAAAGCAAGGGAAGAAGCGATAAAAAGCGCTTACAAGAAATTCACGGAGGTACAGGTAGCAAAAATCGATTCAGTGTTGGCAGCAGGGAACTATATGAACAGGGCTGCTACGATCGGTTTACAGAGTGCGAGGACGCTTAAAAATAACTTTAGCAGCAACCAAGGGAACGTAGAAAATCTGGCCCGTGAAAAAAGGCGGTTCCAAATTTCCTGGTACCAAAAGTACACCCAGGCATTTGCCTGTGTGGTGATGTTCATGATTGGGGCACCTTTAGGAGCGATCATCAAAAAAGGAGGATTGGGGATGCCTGTGTTGGTGTCGATCATTTTCTTTATCATCTTTTATATGTTGACCATCACTGGAGAAAAATGGGCCAAAGAGGGCATGGCCAATCCACTCTTTGGAACGTGGTTCTCCAATCTAGCTTTATTGCCCATTGGCTTTTTCTTTTTACGCCAGGCGCGAAAAGATGCGCGGATATTCGAATCCGATGTGTATTATGCTTTTGTGGAACGTATTAAGCGTCGTTTTAACATAAAATCACGTAAAAAGTGA
- a CDS encoding GIY-YIG nuclease family protein, which produces MTPLFSVYVLFSPSYGKTYTGMTSDLINRFHSHNSFAKKGFTVKYRPWIMIHVEYFHHKSNALRREKELKSGKGREWIKQHILPLYTN; this is translated from the coding sequence ATGACTCCGCTTTTTTCAGTTTACGTTTTATTCTCTCCCTCCTATGGGAAAACCTATACCGGAATGACTTCCGACTTGATCAATCGCTTCCATTCACATAATTCCTTTGCCAAAAAAGGGTTTACCGTCAAGTACAGGCCCTGGATAATGATCCATGTGGAATACTTCCACCATAAATCCAATGCATTGCGTCGTGAAAAGGAACTTAAATCCGGCAAAGGCAGGGAATGGATTAAACAACACATCCTACCATTATACACGAATTAG
- the rpmI gene encoding 50S ribosomal protein L35 has product MPKVKTKSSAKKRFKLSGSGKIRRKHAYKSHILTKKATKRKRNLTKMGEVHESDVNRVKDMLRI; this is encoded by the coding sequence ATGCCTAAAGTAAAAACTAAATCAAGTGCAAAAAAACGATTCAAATTATCTGGATCAGGGAAAATCAGAAGGAAGCATGCTTACAAAAGCCACATCCTGACGAAGAAAGCGACCAAGAGAAAGAGAAATCTTACCAAAATGGGCGAAGTTCATGAGTCAGATGTGAACAGAGTAAAAGACATGTTGAGAATCTAA
- the thrS gene encoding threonine--tRNA ligase, translated as MSDNLINITLPDGSVRQYEKGTTGLQIALSISEGLARNVLAAKVNGEVWDATRPISQDAEVQLLTWNDKEGKSTFWHSSAHLLAEALEALYPGVKFGIGPSIETGFYYDVDFGDKQIDGNELETIEKKMVELAKQKNEYIRKDISKDDAIAYFEDKGDEYKLDLIEGLEDGKITFYEQGNFVDLCRGPHVPNTGFVKAVKLMNIAGAYWRGDENNKMLTRIYGVSFPKAKELKEYLAMVEEAKKRDHRKLGRELELFTFSEKVGMGLPLWLPKGTLLRERLVNFLKKAQDKSGYQQVVTPHIGHKALYETSGHYEKYGKDSFQPIATPHDGEEFLLKPMNCPHHCEIYKHKPRSYKDLPIRYAEFGTVYRYEQSGELHGLTRVRGFTQDDAHIFCRPDQVKEEFIKVIDLVLYVFKALGFDDYTAQISLRDPKNKEKYIGGDEAWNKAEAAIVEAAQEKGLQTVTELGEAAFYGPKLDFMVKDALGRSWQLGTIQVDYQLPDRFQLEYVGSDNQKHRPVMIHRAPFGSLERFVAVLIEHCAGNFPLWLSPDQINILPISEKFIDYANTVQSLLDENDIAGSIDNRDEKIGRKIRDAEVKKVPFMLIVGEKEQEEGKVSVRKHGEGDLGSFTPEDFVKYFKNIISESLSK; from the coding sequence ATGTCTGACAACTTGATTAACATTACACTGCCAGATGGGTCAGTAAGGCAGTATGAAAAAGGCACTACCGGCTTACAAATCGCGCTTAGTATCAGTGAGGGATTAGCACGGAATGTCCTGGCCGCCAAAGTCAACGGAGAAGTTTGGGATGCCACGCGCCCCATTTCCCAAGATGCTGAGGTGCAATTATTAACCTGGAATGACAAGGAAGGAAAATCCACTTTTTGGCATTCTTCTGCCCACCTATTAGCTGAGGCATTGGAAGCGCTTTATCCAGGCGTGAAGTTTGGCATCGGCCCGTCCATTGAGACTGGATTTTATTATGATGTGGATTTTGGCGACAAGCAAATTGACGGAAATGAGCTGGAGACCATAGAAAAAAAGATGGTCGAGCTCGCCAAACAGAAAAATGAATACATCAGAAAAGATATTTCAAAGGATGATGCCATTGCTTATTTTGAAGACAAGGGAGACGAATACAAGCTTGACCTGATCGAAGGATTGGAAGATGGCAAGATCACCTTTTATGAGCAAGGCAATTTTGTAGACCTTTGTAGAGGGCCGCATGTCCCGAACACCGGTTTTGTCAAAGCCGTAAAACTGATGAACATCGCCGGCGCATATTGGCGTGGCGATGAAAACAATAAAATGCTTACCCGAATCTATGGGGTGTCTTTCCCGAAAGCCAAAGAGCTTAAGGAATACTTGGCCATGGTAGAAGAAGCCAAAAAGCGCGACCATAGGAAGCTGGGAAGAGAATTGGAGCTGTTTACTTTCAGCGAAAAAGTGGGCATGGGATTGCCGCTTTGGTTGCCGAAGGGAACCTTGCTGCGGGAAAGATTGGTAAACTTTTTGAAGAAAGCACAGGATAAATCCGGTTACCAACAAGTGGTAACTCCTCATATTGGCCACAAGGCATTATACGAAACCTCTGGCCATTATGAAAAATACGGAAAGGATTCGTTTCAGCCGATAGCCACTCCCCATGATGGAGAGGAGTTTTTGCTTAAGCCCATGAACTGCCCTCACCATTGTGAAATCTATAAGCATAAGCCCAGGTCGTATAAAGATCTACCGATTCGCTATGCGGAGTTTGGGACTGTTTATCGATATGAGCAAAGTGGTGAACTTCATGGATTGACCAGAGTAAGGGGCTTTACTCAGGACGATGCCCATATTTTCTGTCGTCCCGATCAGGTGAAAGAAGAGTTTATCAAAGTCATTGACTTGGTGCTATATGTATTCAAGGCATTGGGATTTGATGATTACACCGCCCAGATATCCCTTCGGGATCCAAAAAATAAGGAAAAATACATCGGAGGAGACGAAGCATGGAACAAAGCTGAAGCAGCGATTGTTGAAGCTGCTCAGGAAAAGGGACTTCAGACCGTCACCGAGCTGGGAGAAGCAGCTTTCTACGGGCCGAAGTTAGACTTTATGGTAAAGGATGCCCTTGGTAGAAGCTGGCAGCTGGGAACGATCCAAGTGGATTATCAATTGCCAGACCGTTTCCAATTGGAATATGTGGGATCGGATAACCAAAAGCATCGTCCTGTGATGATTCACCGGGCGCCATTTGGTTCATTGGAACGTTTTGTGGCGGTGCTGATCGAGCATTGCGCAGGTAACTTCCCGCTTTGGTTATCACCGGATCAAATAAATATTTTACCAATTTCCGAGAAATTTATCGATTATGCCAATACCGTTCAGTCGTTGTTGGATGAGAACGATATCGCAGGTTCTATAGACAACAGAGACGAAAAAATCGGTAGGAAAATCAGGGATGCAGAAGTGAAAAAAGTGCCTTTTATGCTTATAGTCGGTGAAAAAGAGCAAGAAGAAGGCAAGGTGTCCGTACGGAAACATGGTGAAGGAGATTTGGGAAGTTTTACACCAGAAGATTTCGTAAAGTACTTCAAAAATATTATTTCGGAATCATTGAGTAAATAA
- the rplT gene encoding 50S ribosomal protein L20 has product MPRSVNAVASRARRKKVLKATRGYFGRGSNVWTVAKNKYEKGLQYAYRDRKAKKREFRKLWIQRINAGAREHGISYSQFMGMLKKAEVELNRKVLADLAMNHPEAFKAVVEKVK; this is encoded by the coding sequence ATGCCAAGATCAGTAAACGCAGTAGCGTCAAGAGCAAGAAGAAAGAAAGTATTAAAAGCTACCAGAGGTTACTTCGGAAGAGGTAGCAACGTATGGACCGTAGCCAAAAACAAATACGAAAAAGGTTTACAGTACGCGTACAGGGATAGAAAAGCGAAGAAGAGAGAATTCAGAAAGCTTTGGATCCAGCGTATCAATGCCGGTGCCAGAGAACATGGCATTTCTTATTCACAATTTATGGGGATGTTGAAAAAAGCGGAAGTTGAGCTGAACAGAAAAGTGTTGGCCGACTTAGCCATGAATCATCCAGAGGCATTTAAAGCTGTAGTTGAAAAAGTAAAGTAA
- a CDS encoding START-like domain-containing protein — MVKNKFVADYQINASKKIIFPYISTASGLSEWFADDVSIDQDKNFHIEYDGVDHYARIVAIRTNHSVKFEFFDPNMPEEEDYSFVEFRLEENELTQTLFLKVIDYSDGYDEDEQEKIWEGLIMTLKEIIGG; from the coding sequence ATGGTTAAGAATAAGTTTGTGGCTGACTATCAGATAAATGCTTCCAAAAAAATTATTTTCCCTTATATAAGTACCGCCAGCGGACTTTCGGAATGGTTTGCGGATGATGTCAGCATTGATCAGGACAAGAATTTTCATATAGAATATGATGGTGTGGACCATTATGCGAGGATCGTGGCCATTAGGACCAATCACTCGGTTAAGTTTGAGTTTTTCGATCCCAACATGCCAGAGGAAGAGGACTACTCTTTTGTCGAATTCAGGTTGGAAGAAAATGAACTTACCCAGACGCTGTTTTTGAAAGTGATCGATTATAGTGATGGTTATGATGAAGATGAGCAAGAAAAAATCTGGGAGGGGCTTATCATGACCCTCAAGGAAATAATAGGTGGATAA
- the infC gene encoding translation initiation factor IF-3, translated as MRGRKPFKPRREEPYKVNQKIRAREVRVVGDFVEGGNVVMSTDEAIKIAQQQDLDLVEISPNANPPVCKVIDYAKFKYEQKKKQKEIKANAAKTVLKEIRFGPNTDDHDFDFKLKHAINFLKDGAKVKAYVHFVGRSIVFKERGEMLLLKFAQSLEEYGQVEQLPKMEGKRMNMFVAPKASKK; from the coding sequence TTGAGAGGAAGAAAACCGTTTAAACCGAGACGAGAAGAACCATATAAAGTAAACCAAAAGATCCGAGCCCGAGAGGTACGGGTAGTAGGGGATTTTGTAGAAGGGGGCAATGTAGTCATGTCTACAGATGAAGCCATCAAGATTGCCCAACAGCAAGATCTTGATCTCGTCGAAATTTCTCCAAACGCTAATCCGCCTGTATGTAAGGTGATTGATTATGCAAAATTTAAATATGAGCAGAAGAAGAAGCAGAAGGAAATCAAAGCCAATGCTGCCAAGACTGTTCTAAAAGAAATCAGGTTCGGTCCGAATACGGATGACCATGATTTTGACTTTAAACTGAAGCATGCCATTAACTTTCTGAAGGATGGGGCAAAAGTAAAGGCTTACGTTCATTTCGTCGGCCGATCAATTGTCTTCAAGGAAAGGGGAGAGATGCTGCTGTTGAAGTTTGCCCAGTCACTGGAGGAATACGGTCAGGTAGAACAACTTCCCAAAATGGAAGGAAAGCGGATGAATATGTTTGTTGCTCCTAAAGCAAGTAAGAAATAA
- a CDS encoding SusD/RagB family nutrient-binding outer membrane lipoprotein — protein MKNYRNRFYSSLCLGLALMCLWSSCQDLTELNVNPNGIDPDAVHPNLLITTVITETATRELNLGFGDIAGVMQHTQKDAWFEDHNNYDWSNQSWSGYYNILENARLMEKRGEELSLPFYIAVAKVMNAYNFGRVADLWGDAPFTDALKGDLGGDQYLLPSFNTQQEIYQGVITMLQEANGILQELPNDNAVPQDVLFQGDVMKWRQFANSLMLRYYIRVSDKLPDFAAAGMQAIVNDPGQFPLIVTEADEASLPFPGVSSGTSWPSNTVFDGSNGSNYRRIKMCATLVDRLQELDDARLGVWAEKVEVPIVIDPDLPAGSDEVVDGVRYIASDVAEGKPVDTDPDYVGIPPSVSNLPSEYNLNPTPGQQSYNPHVSFLSEMYTEPSGDFLKCRLLTASEVQFGLAEAAVKGWISGDAAGFYEAAVNASLVAWGQEDSYDEYISGAAAFDGSLSQIMEQKWIASWTAATESWFDYRRTGLPSLTAGQFAVRSVLPLRFFYMQEELSINTDNATAALDRLETTPYSQADEANSPWSKFWLLQGTGQPW, from the coding sequence ATGAAAAACTATAGAAATAGATTTTATTCATCCTTGTGCCTTGGCCTGGCTTTGATGTGCTTATGGTCATCTTGCCAAGACCTTACCGAATTGAATGTAAACCCGAACGGGATTGATCCGGATGCTGTCCATCCCAACCTGCTGATCACTACTGTGATCACCGAAACAGCCACGCGTGAGCTCAATTTGGGTTTTGGAGATATTGCTGGGGTAATGCAGCATACCCAAAAAGATGCGTGGTTTGAAGACCATAACAATTATGATTGGTCTAACCAAAGCTGGTCCGGGTATTATAATATCCTGGAAAATGCCCGGTTAATGGAAAAGCGAGGGGAAGAGTTATCGCTGCCATTTTACATTGCGGTAGCCAAGGTGATGAATGCTTATAACTTCGGACGAGTGGCCGATTTATGGGGAGATGCTCCGTTTACAGATGCACTGAAAGGTGATTTGGGTGGAGATCAATACCTATTGCCCAGTTTTAATACCCAACAGGAAATTTATCAGGGTGTCATTACGATGCTGCAGGAGGCCAACGGCATTTTGCAAGAGCTCCCTAATGACAATGCTGTTCCCCAAGATGTCCTTTTTCAAGGAGATGTCATGAAATGGCGGCAATTTGCCAATTCGTTGATGCTGCGCTACTATATCCGGGTATCGGATAAACTACCGGATTTCGCGGCAGCTGGAATGCAGGCGATAGTAAATGATCCCGGGCAATTTCCCTTGATCGTGACCGAAGCGGATGAGGCATCTTTGCCGTTTCCCGGGGTGTCTTCGGGGACTTCTTGGCCTTCCAACACCGTTTTTGATGGCAGTAACGGCAGCAACTATCGAAGGATCAAAATGTGCGCTACGTTGGTGGACAGGCTACAGGAATTGGACGACGCCAGGCTGGGAGTGTGGGCTGAAAAGGTTGAGGTACCGATTGTGATCGATCCCGATTTACCTGCTGGGTCAGACGAGGTCGTTGATGGCGTTCGGTATATTGCGTCTGATGTGGCGGAAGGAAAGCCGGTAGACACTGATCCAGATTATGTCGGAATTCCCCCGTCTGTTTCGAACCTTCCCAGTGAATATAACCTCAATCCAACACCGGGACAGCAATCCTATAACCCGCATGTATCATTTCTCAGTGAAATGTATACCGAGCCATCTGGGGATTTCTTAAAGTGTCGGCTGTTGACAGCTTCCGAGGTTCAGTTTGGTTTAGCCGAAGCAGCCGTAAAAGGCTGGATTTCGGGCGATGCGGCAGGATTTTATGAAGCAGCGGTGAACGCGTCCTTGGTCGCTTGGGGGCAGGAGGACAGTTATGATGAATACATCTCCGGAGCAGCAGCCTTTGATGGTTCACTTTCCCAAATTATGGAGCAAAAGTGGATTGCAAGCTGGACAGCGGCTACCGAATCTTGGTTTGATTACAGAAGGACGGGGCTTCCTTCTTTGACCGCTGGTCAGTTTGCCGTAAGGTCAGTGCTACCACTGCGGTTTTTCTACATGCAGGAAGAGTTGAGCATCAACACTGATAATGCCACCGCAGCTTTGGACCGGCTGGAGACCACACCTTATTCCCAAGCGGATGAGGCCAACAGTCCATGGTCAAAATTCTGGTTGCTGCAAGGCACAGGACAACCGTGGTAG
- the rpsO gene encoding 30S ribosomal protein S15, with protein MYLTTEKKEELFKNHGRLKSEKDTGSPESQIALFTYRIKHLTDHLKSNKKDHSTRLGLLKLVGKRRSLLNYLYKNDIERYRAIIADLGLRK; from the coding sequence ATGTATTTAACTACAGAGAAGAAAGAAGAGCTGTTTAAGAATCATGGTCGGTTAAAATCTGAGAAAGACACAGGATCTCCTGAGTCTCAGATTGCGCTATTCACTTACAGAATCAAGCACCTGACCGATCACTTAAAAAGCAACAAAAAAGATCACTCTACAAGATTGGGTCTTTTGAAATTGGTAGGTAAGCGCAGATCCCTATTGAACTATCTTTACAAGAATGACATTGAAAGATACAGGGCGATCATCGCTGACTTAGGATTACGTAAATAA
- a CDS encoding GIY-YIG nuclease family protein, producing the protein MTSDLINRFHSHNSFAKKGFTVKYRPWIMIHVEYFHHKSNALRREKELKAG; encoded by the coding sequence ATGACTTCCGACTTGATCAATCGCTTCCATTCACATAATTCCTTTGCCAAAAAAGGGTTTACCGTCAAGTACAGGCCCTGGATAATGATCCATGTGGAATACTTCCACCATAAATCCAATGCATTGCGTCGTGAAAAGGAACTTAAAGCGGGATAG